In Epinephelus moara isolate mb chromosome 20, YSFRI_EMoa_1.0, whole genome shotgun sequence, the genomic stretch AAGCCCTCATCTTTTGATACTGTGGACCATGTCTTCCACCAGCTGGATGGCTTTGTGAGTGACTCtagcatcagacacagacaccaAAAGCCACTTTAAGCAGCGGTATGATACACCGCCAGTCAGCCAGATGACACCTGTTGCTGCAATATGATACACAGACAGGCGGCATTAATTAATAACGCAGCTGAATGGCATGGATGATGTCAGTTAGAAATGCTGCCTGTAACAAGGTAATGTAAGAAGCTGGAGAGACCTcatcacatgcttttgttgcacaaggaaataaacataaatacgtTAATGTAAGTTTAATTTgcaaaagactgtatgcatcgaaagagcagaaactgtacatttcctgtgaaaaaaagaacatgtatTCAGAGAGGACACAGTGCATTTAACAGGCATGAATTGAAATGCCtgccagaacgtcaacaacaaatgcagcaTGATACCTAGTGCAtaatatgtagacataaacagcACTGACCAAGCAGGGATATGTGACAATTTTGGATGAGAACAGGTTGTTCTTGTTGAAGTTGAATCCTTTGCACTGGGGACGTGCCAAAAATTAAACTCATGTACCAAAAAAAGCTcaataaagttttttaaaaagtgcgTTATtctttgtttacatgtttatggTTTCTTACATTTGTTATATATAGTTGACACATTTTCAAGAAATCatggaaagaaaacaacaaagtaaTTCATGGGGAAAGAAATGTTATTACATAAGGGTACCCTAAATTTGTAGTCAGGTACAGTTAGTCAAAGAGCATGCTTTCATAAGTGCTCTCTGGTTCTTAAGTCAATGTGATTTTCAGTATGACCTCTCAGGGTTACTGCATGCAGTAGATTGTTATAGACCTGGATCCACCCAACAAAACCAGGTGTGCTAGTCTGACTAATAAAGGAAAAGATTCTATAACTGAGGGTGATAATTTGTACTTAAATAAGATAAcagatgtattttattttgttttgattttcaggttgagttaaaaaaaagtccttaCAGATTATGGAGATCAATGTATGAAGAGCTTTTGATGTTCTCTTATCATATGGACTGAAAGGAGATTAGACTAACCACGGCTACATTATATCGCTTCCCAAACTGGTAGTACCAGTATGAAAATGGCTTATGTCACAGGAACACCAGTAAAGAGCACATTACAGTGTTGTCACTTATATAATTCcaaggaaaaacagaaagaggggAGGAGGCTTAGAACAGGGTTTGTCAACCACTATTTAAGGGGGCTTGTGTCTGTGCTCTCTTCACAGAGCTCTCTCTGCCACCATCTCAACATCTCAACATCTCAACCTCTCGAAGGTGTCCTACATGTgagtggaaatatttttttaaatatcttttatttaAATGCAGCCACAACAATTTTCTATTGAATTTATACAAGTACTGTAGTTGAAACCTAATGTGTAGTAATATGTGGTATGACATGCATGAATGACCTTCTGGGTGTGGTTTGTATACTGCGTGCAGTGCTACGTCTGAATAAGCTCAACATATCAGTCTATGGAAACAATATCACAATTATAACTTGAATATTATTGCAGGGACAATCGCAAAATCATTGGAGTCCAATAAATCAAAGCAACCAAGAATTCTGCAGAAAAACAAGTTAGTGAGTGAGGACAGTGTATGGCAGTCTTGAGCCAAAGCCACTCAGAAGAAACACTCAGTATAGTGAAAGGGGAAGCAGCGTTTAGACACCTCAAATTGTTTGAGACAGGTTAAGGggcgtagctaccatgacataaCCCATTGGTtcgtggactgccattttgaagccttgagtttggcatttccaCCGTAgccatattgtttttttggATACAGAAGTGACTATATTGGGAGGGTAGCACTATGGAGGAGGATGGGTTGAATCTGTTTCACAGAGtgctgcagacagcctgttactcaagcagccctgcccttaaatatgcctTAGTTTgtgcaataataaaatgtaaaaaacaaacaaacagaaattcaCCCATGCATAGTTATGAATGtttaaattagctatagagactaaaactgtttttttgtaccaggctgtagacATATATATGTCTGCTCTACAGTTGGGCATTTTATCATTGatgtctatggggatttactctgttttggagtcAGACTCAAGTATCATATCATGAACAGTAGTTTTTGGGACTTCCACAccggcttcatttttcagcctctgagGTTGCAACTTGGTTTTAACTGGATGTTCCAAAGCAGTAGAAAACATTACCACATTACTGCATTACAACAGCCATGTGAAGTTAATATAGGAAATAACCAAATACTAGAATACATAGTCATCACTATTTTCTTGTTCTAGCCAACATGTCGAAGATCACAGAGGCGATAGAACTCCTCACGAAAACCGTAGAAAAGTACATTGCAAGAGAAGATGTATGGGAAACCATGACCAAGAAGGAACTTGCTGACCTGCTCCGCAAAGAGTACCCTGAGGCAGTAAGTAGGAACAATGTAATTCTGTTGCAACAGAGAGCTGTCAATGTTTCTCTGACATTAACTTAAAACTacaactgtttttctttgtttaggacAGTCTCTTCAAAAAGCTGGATGCTGATGGTGGTAGCCAAGTTACATTCAAGGAGTTTGTCGATATTGCAGCAGACTCCAAACTGATGTCCAGTAAGAATCAATTATTTGTCCATGTTTTTTCTCAGAATTCAATAAcaatggtgatggtgatggtgttgTTATTTTCCAGTAGTGTTGCTATTGCACAACATATATATTGAGACTTGCCTGTCACATCAATCTACCATTTAGCTCTTCTGTTGCATCACTAATACTTGAttaggtctttttttttaactaatggTCTGTAGAACGTCGTATTTACCCCTGAGAAATGGAGAAAAGCTGACAGGGCAACCGAAGAgcaaaatagaaagaaaattaaaatttaaagcaaaacaaaaaaaaaattagttcAGTTTCATTCAGATCATTCCTGATCCTAACAACCTGATCTAACTCCTCATAGTGTTTTAACTGGATGTCCAAAAGCAGTAGAGTCCAACCGGTTTGTTTAAATGTAGCATGAAGCATAACCACATTACTACATTACCATAGCCAtgtaaaatgtacataaatgaataaataaactctGGAATACACAGTCATCACTATTTTCTCACTCCAGGCACCACGTCAGATATCACAAAGGCAATGAAACTCTTCAAGGCTACCTTCGATAACTACGCTCAAAAGGACTcaagcaaaaacacaatgaacaaATCAGAGCTGTGTGCGCTGCTCGGCAAAGAGTTTCCTAGCGCAGTGAGTAGAAAAGATGTCACTGTATTGCAACAGAGTTGTGAATGCCTCTCTGAcatgtgtttaatgttttacaATCTACTTacagctgcctctgtttttttcttttctttagccCTCAGCCGCAGACGTTAGCCGTCTCCTCCCCCAGCTGGATGGCGATAACGGTGTTGTTTCTTTCAATGACTTTGTCACTGCTGTTGTCTTAAACTTTGACGTATGAGGTTAAGAATAAATAATTTAGTCACATTGCATTAGAGCTAGATAAGAATGGCAGTGTTGTTACTTTCTAGGAGTATGACAATTCTGTAATAGCCCTCACTGTGATGTGCACTGGCAAATAAATAATTTGGCCACATTGCCTCTGAACTCTCTTGCTTTATTTAATGTGTACTCAATGAAAAGAACTGAGTGATCCAACTTGCCCCAGTATCACAGTCACTTAATATACAGGTCTTTATTAAGTGTTCTGAGAAATGGAaacttacacacaaacacataacacaATATGCCcttaaaatgtacaatataCAAGATTCTATAGTGCAAAGAGGCAGGTAGGAgcaataaattatataaataataaataataaaacagagcCCATTTTATTAAATAAGTCATTCAGTGTTCAGTGCCTGTATGGCAAGTATAAAGCACTTCTAATATGTATTATGTCTAATTCTTGGGACCATAAATCAATTGCCAGATGGGAGCAGCTCAAACTCTGAATGTAATGGATGTGAGGTATCTCTAATTGCATGTTTGGCCTTCCTGCGTACAGCATTGTCAAATCTCCAGCCTCTCAACACCTAACAGTCCCGGTGCACCTGGATCCCTCACGGCAAGAGAGCCCGTGGTCCAAGCCATCCGTTCAAACAGCCCTCCTCTCTGTTTAAATTAAGTGTGTCACATATGACCTGTCTTCTAATCGATTTAATGCTGTAGACAAACATCACTGCATCATTAATGTAAAGAGAAGTTTCATTCTCTTCCTGATGTCCCTCATTTCAGGGAAAACAATTACCACAATACTGTAACTGCAGCAGGCCTTGATTTTCAGtagctgtattttttatttttttttaccaaagtaAACATATTAAGCTGGCACATTATATGCCCTCTGCTTCACAATGATATTTGCTCATTTCAAGCGTAGCCAGTCAttctttttcatctttgttcataaaataaataaataaattcacgTGTGTATCATGCTGTTATCTTACCACACTTCCTGTAtcacttcaaattaaaagcccctcagCAAtttgcagttctttgaatgaatgaatgaatgaatgaatgaatgaatgaatgaatgaatgaatgacttcatTTATTTCgaaccaaaataaaacatcataaaaaagacaaacaagtgACAGTGTCCGCAAAGGAAGGTAGAAGTAAAACTTTTGTGTCCCTAcccctttcttacatttcttctgTTAACTCATACattatttcaatttttatttatttttattatttggcTCACAGGTTTGCTTCATCTAAGCCTGAGGCTGGGTGTGTAGCAGGAAGAAGAAACATGGCGTGCCCTTTTGTGAGTGAAGTCATGGACGTTGAGGTGCAGTTTATTCAGAGACTGCCGTGTAAGAAGAAGGTGACCCCGTTTGGATGTCTCTCCCGGAGTGTCTGTATGAAAGATACAATTTCACCTCACAGTCTATCATTTATCTAACAATCCGTTCCACCCAGACATATCAAATATTACATATCGTGGATTTACATTATCATCAGAGCAAATTTTATGCATTGCCCAATGATTCTTTAGCAGGGGCAGTTTTCTTAATAACATCAGAGACACTAAACACATCAGCGGGACAGCGATTTGTCGGGCCATATGAAAAGTGACTGAAAGtctgaaaagactttttcctgtttttgtggttttccctgAATATAAATCAGAATCTATTATCAAAATAATGCATGGAgtatcggtggcttagtggatgaAGTGGTAGCTCCGTGATTTGACACTCAGTCCCTGATGTAGCAGCCACGGGTTCAAACCCAGCCTGCAGCCTCTCGTGcgtcattccctctctccccttAACGTTATGCTGTTTtgccattaaaaacaacaaaaaaataatcttgaaCTGCAGATTTGTCAGTGTTAATAAGAAATCAACCTACATGGATACATTATGCAACTTTTTATGATACTTTTCATATATTCAAAGATTCCGTGGTGTGGCTCATTTATGGTACTACATCCCATCATTGCTCCATCTGAGAATTAAGGAGATTACATGAATAGGAAGTCATTTAACAGCAATTTAATTAACCTCAGCCTATTGACAGAATGAAGTAGTCTAAGTATAAGCAATATTGTTACCAGTCTGTACaatatctttgtgtttgattttgagttGCTGCCAAGTGCGTTTGGGCCCCATCAGATTACAACTGAATAAGAggatacattcattcattcattcattcattcatcttctaaccgcttcatcctcttgagggtcgatggggggctggagcctatcccagctgacatcgggcgagaggcagggtacaccctggacaggtcgccaacagggctgacacatagagacaaacaaccattcacgctcacattcacacctacggacaatttagagttatcaattaacctagtccccaatctgcatgtctttggactgtgggaggaagccggagtgcccggagagaacccacgctgacatggggagaacatgcaaactccgcacagaagggctcccacgcctgggatcgaaccggcaaccctcttgctgtgaggcgagagtgctaaccaccacaccaccgtgctgcccccAATAAGAGGATAcagcaaattatattaaaatatatgaacattgttaagatataaaaatgtttatatattttctgtatatcagacacattaatgcatcacatTACATAATGTCACTTCACATTACCTATTACCACACTCTGCAATCTTTTCCCATCCCACCTCATGCTGCAGCGGCCatattcgatttttttttttcatgtcctcATTTGCTGTCATTAAAATCTCTGATGAAATAAGTGGCTCAGCTTTTAACTCTGCTTTCTGCCACTGAGAATCATGTCATCTGCACCCTAGTGATGATGATCCATGATGCTTTTGGTGCTCGCCGTGAACACGCTTTATTCAagctgaacatactcagagttgattgagTTAATTCTCATTAGCtgttctggaactgaaaactcagagtttcccagctcaggctcagtcaacCCAGAGATCgagattaagctcagagtttgttgagcctgctttctgaaatagggcccagatGTGAGCAGTACCCAAACTAAACTTACCAAACAATAAAGAAAAGtgaaacaaaagacaatttCCTGACCGTACCTTCAACTATCcaaaacaagagaaaagaaCATGGCAATGCCAAACAAAAAGGGCTTCTCACTCCTACTAAAACTGCTTAATGTGCTCTATATACAGTGCTCAACAAAATAATACAAGGAAAACCTACTAATAATTCTAACAAGCATACTGCTACCCAAAACTCAGTTCACctactcaacatttccttattacTCAAGGTTATCAGAATACACACGCTACTTTACCAGAATCAAAAGTTTTTGCCTGCAGGTACTTACAAACAAAAGGACAAACACATTCTAAGTTCTGGCTTTGTTGGTGGTGGAAAGGTGAAAGGAGGAAGAGCTTCTGTCTGCTGAAGGTTTGAAAACTCTCTGTCTCGCAGTGGGCCAATCCGGCAACAGCAATCTTCTTCAGACAGCCCAATTAGCATTCAGTAACTGCCTTGCAACAACCAATGACACttcaccacatacacacactctaagaggaggagagagaacatCTTTAAGGTCACTGCAGATCAACGCAAGGACAATACCAAAAAAATAATGACCTGGGTCATAACACAAGTGCCACtcagtgttacaaaataaatatgcactccCTAACACAACTTTTCCTCATCTATATATctgccaaaaatatctttttttgtatagttttttttttttaaattgatttatatttgtgctttgtttcaactcatcGTGCAGCCCATTCCACAAGTCCACCCcatacactgaaatacacacagactCTTCTTAGTTgtatgaacacatttttttttaaaaaaataaaataaattagattCTCCTCTTGAATTATAACCCCCTCCCTGTCACAGTTTTTGAATATTGCCCGGAAGTAGATTATATCTCGCTTTAAACATGATTAttgcagtttttaattttttttggtgTCATAGACAATTTCAACATTAACATTAGCAATCGTGATCTGCGGTTTCCAAACAACATAAATTTAGTTTGGTTCAAATTTAAAGACAATGTATTTATGCTAAACAATTGTTTTAATTGACTCATTTCTGTTGTGACCTCTTCCAAAAGCTGCTGCACATTTTCCCCAGAACAAAGAGCATTGGTCTCATCTGCgattaaaacaaattttaattttctggACACCATACATATATAGTttatatacaaaataaacagttttggaCCTAATACTGACCCTTGCGGGACCCCAACATTTATGTCAAGGCATGATGATCTGTAATCACCCATTTCGCAAACTGCTGCCTGTGTTCCATGTAGCTTTTAACCCAATCGAACACAACCCCTCTTATATCATATCTTTCCATTTTTTTGAGTAGTATGTCATGGTTTATGGTACCAATACAACCAGTAATTTCCTCTGTTAAATCCATTAATGCCAATGATGTTGATCTGTTTGTTCTGAACTTGTATTGACTGTCTGAGAGTAAATTATACTTTTCAATGAAATAATCCAACCTACTAGTAAACtatttttctaatattttaGAGAACTGTCAGGGTAATGATATAGGCCTGTAGTTGGTGAAATGTTGTTTGTCCCCAGCTTTATATAATGGAATAACTTTagcaattttaattttttgtacATGTTGTGAATGATAGATTACAGATGTAAGTTAGTGGGTTTGCAATTTTGTCAATGACTTTCTTGATTAACATCATATCAATTTCGTTCCTGTCAGTAGATGTTTTATTCTTACATTTGTTTTGGATATCAATGATTTCTTTGGTTTCCGCAGCGTGGAGATAGAGTGATTTTCCAATATTCCATATTCCTTTAATATCGTTTTTGTTATTCTCTAAAATGTCAGTACAATAATCCTTCTTGCATGACCTTATAATCATAGTtagtttatttctgtatttcttacatttttgtTCAGCCTCTTTGGTTCTATATTTTATAAATTGTCTATATAGAGTATTTTTCAAGATTCATACACTAGGTCAATATCTTTTTCTTTATAAAAGCTTTCCCAGTTATGTGCTTGCAAATGCTATAAATGCATTTACAGAATcctttgttctcagtctcctgtgttttttatgttcttctttcttttttccacaaTCATAGTCATAAAtcacaaaaacaggcaaatgaTCACTGATATCATTTATCAACAATCCACTCATTAAGCTGTTTTCCATGTAATTTGTAAGTAATTATCAATTAGAGTGGATCAGTGTGTTGCTATTCTACTAGGTTTGGTGATCAGTGGATACAAACTCATACTGTACATTGTGTCCATAAATTCATCtgccattttgtgtttgttaagATTGAACAGGTCTATGTGAATATCACCACAGAGGAACATAATTACTCTGATTATTTTTAGCAAATAATCCCCCCATACTGTTTCTGAAGGTTTCAATGCTGGATCCTGGTGCCCTGTACACACAACTGACAATcacattttttgcttttgtatGCAGATCTCTACAGAAATACATTCCATTACATCCTTGATTGTGGTTGACATGTTTTCTGCCACCTTGTGGTTAAGATTTTTTCCTACTCCCCCTTTTTTATTTGCCATGTTCTTGTTATAGAGTTCGTATCCTTCTAATTAGGCCATAAGGTGAATCAGAAAAAGTCTCACAGAAACTGATTTCCGCTCCAACATCTGGGGACTACACGatctttacttcataaaaaagatTGATACATGTTCAGCTAATCAGCGGGAGTTCGTAGCTCATAACCCCGCAAGAGTCCTGTGATCGAGGTCGTAATTCCGCACTTGTTCTGTCTGAGCGTAATGATCAGTTCCGCCTGAGCGTAATGACATTTGGTAAGCGAGTGGTGGCACGGCCGTCACGTGATCGCGCTACACCAATAAGGTACCCGCATTTCGTGTCACCATGGTTTcattcagcagaggaaaacagacccGGAAGTCATCAAAAATGAGCAGAAATTAGCTGAAACAGCGCTATTCACATCGCCGTGTCCATGAAACACGATGAGACAAATAGACAATAAGGTGAACTaagcaaaaatgtcttaaaacacatttgattcaaTACCTGGGCATAACCGAcgtattattattacatagaCAACATAGCTGTCCAGTACGGAATATgagaacggccatgtattttttgttttttttgtttttgtgcactgttatctcgtgataacgacttattatttctttatctcgatataacaaagattgttttctcgtgataaNNNNNNNNNNNNNNNNNNNNNNNNNNNNNNNNNNNNNNNNNNNNNNNNNNNNNNNNNNNNNNNNNNNNNNNNNNNNNNNNNNNNNNNNNNNNNNNNNNNNNNNNNNNNNNNNNNNNNNNNNNNNNNNNNNNNNNNNNNNNNNNNNNNNNNNNNNNNNNNNNNNNNNNNNNNNNNNNNNNNNNNNNNNNNNNNNNNNNNNNNNNNNNNNNNNNNNNNNNNNNNNNNNNNNNNNNNNNNNNNNNNNNNNNNNNNNNNNNNNNNNNNNNNNNNNNNNNNNNNNNNNNNNNNNNNNNNNNNNNNNNNNNNNNNNNNNNNNNNNNNNNNNNNNNNNNNNNNNNNNNNNNNNNNNNNNNNNNNNNNNNNNNNNNNNNNNNNNNNNNNNNNNNNNNNNNNNNNNNNNNNNNNNNNNNNGCAGCTCAtgtaggctgaaatcaagacgatcacattaaccagtgcgcaatcatcagacttgacaattatcacgggaaaacaatctttgttatatcgagataattaattcgttatcacgagaaaacaatctttgttatatcgagataaagaaataataagtcgttatcacgagataacagtgcacaaaaacaaaacaaaaaaaaatacatggccgttctcgtATTCCATACTGGACAGCTATGTTGTCTATGTAATAATACGTCGGTTATGCCCAGGTAttgaatcaaatgtgttttaagacaATTTTGTTTAGTTCACCTCATTGTCTATTTGTCTCATCGTGTTTCGTGGACACGGCGATCCAAATGTCATTATGCTCAGGCAGAACTGATCATTACACTCAGATTGAACAAGTGCGGAATTACGACCTCGATCACAGGACTCTTGCGGGGTTATGAGCTACGAACTCCCGCTGATTAGCTGAACATGTATCgatcttttttatgaagtaaagatCGTGTAGTACCCAGATGTCGGAATGAGATGAAACGATAACTGTGTTCACCTTACGGCCTAAATTCTTTTATGTTTTGGTAATCAGCATATCAACTTCTACTATTAAAGTGAATAACTGACAAACCATGCTCTGACGTAACGTTGCTCTTATATTGTTCATCACTGTAGTAGCAACATGTATTATTTAGATTGTCAAAGAAATTATTGCCAGAGAAATTACTGTCAGAGTCAATATCTATCTAATTCATGCATGTTATTTAAGTGAGTGCTCTGTGAATTTGACTAGATTGCACTAGAGTCCATTGTCCTTATTCTGTTAGTTATGATTACTTTGGTGTGTAGTTCATCTGTCACTGATATCTTTCTAGGTATTCAATGTCTCTGATGATCAGCACGTTGGTCTCCTCTGGTGACCCGTTCAGTTTAATGAACGCCTTATAGAATGTAGtccatgtttacttctgttTCCTCAGGAATCGTGCCCTTCTGGCAATGTCTGCTAATATTTTATATCCTACATTCACTGAGGAAACAGGGAGCAATTAGTCTCTATATGATTAAGTaattaaatgaatgttttaaatgtataaatatttaattaaaaaaattagagcactgacaataaaatgaaattaaagataaatatataatttttttctaTCTCATTCAGAgcttaggttttttttttagattagattcaactttattgtcactGCACATGTCACAAGTACAGAGCAACGACATGCAGATTGCATCTAACCAGAAGTGCATAAGCAGTAATTAAATAACATATAGCAGTAATTGAATAACATATGCAGTAATTAAATATCATATGCAGTGATTAAATAACATATGCagtaattaaaaaacatatggTACAAAAAGGTGTGCAAATTGTAAATTTGTAAATATACAGGATTCAAACAGTATGTACAGTAGTGCAAGAGAGTGGGTTACATTATATACAGAATTAAGTGCTATAAATGCACAGTAGTGGCTAATAGTCCAGAGGTGACATAGGGGTCTGGATGACAGTACAACTCAGTCCAAGGGGGGTGTATGTGTGAGGGGATAGAGGATGGGGGGTtggtgagtatgtgtgtatttgtgtggagGGGGGAGGGGCATCAGGGGCGAAGTTCAGCAGGGAGACAGCTGTAGGGAAAAAGCTGTTCCTGAACCTGGTGGTTTTGGTCTTGAGGCTCCTGTAGCGCCTCCCAGAGGGCAGGAGGGCAAACAGTCTGTGTGCTGGGTGGCAGGAGTCTTCCTGATGGATATTGCTCTCCAGAGACATCACTTCCTATAGATGTCATCAATAGCAGGAAGTGAGGCTCCGACGATGCGCTGGGCACCTTCTGCAACGCCTTCCGGTCCAAGGCAGAGCAGTTCCCGTACCAGACTGTAATACTGTTGGTTAGGATGCTCTTGATGGTGCAGTGGTAGAAGTTTACCAGGATGTCTGAAGAGAGGTGGTTTTTCTTCAGAATCCTCAGGAAAAAGAGGTGCTGGTGAGCCCTCTTGACCAGGTTAGAGCAGTTGGTTGTCCATGTGAGGTCTTGTGAGATGTGGATCCCCAGGAATCTGAAGCTGGTCACATGCTCCACCGCCACACCATTGATGTGGATGGGTGGATGAGTGGCAGCATTCCTTCTGAAGTCCACAATGAGCTCCTTGGTCTTCTTGGTGTTACGAGCAGGTTGTTGACGTCGCACCACACAGCCAGGTGGTCCACCTCCTCCCTGTAGGCCGACTTATTGTTGtcctagtctcgctcaccagacctttctcaagaaaagaaaggtctggctgggctgactctcactttgagattggagaaaaaaacaccctggctgcttgtatttccttcaaccaatcacaattgttctgggtggtgccacagcaacggtgcgcttgcaaaaatattgccggggggaaacaggttttggtgtaacacgcccacaaaaatatcgcctacaggacgcgaaccatggcagaaaaatggctacatccccgcaagatcaaacactgca encodes the following:
- the LOC126407666 gene encoding protein S100-A12-like — translated: MSKITEAIELLTKTVEKYIAREDVWETMTKKELADLLRKEYPEADSLFKKLDADGGSQVTFKEFVDIAADSKLMSSTTSDITKAMKLFKATFDNYAQKDSSKNTMNKSELCALLGKEFPSAPSAADVSRLLPQLDGDNGVVSFNDFVTAVVLNFDV